A single window of Novipirellula aureliae DNA harbors:
- a CDS encoding ECF-type sigma factor produces MNRDITQILSAIEAGDPRATHDLLPLVYEELRRLAASRMKQEKSGQTLQPTALVHEVFMRLVGGDGSQQWDGRGHFFAAAAEAMRRILIENARRKGRAKRGGELNRHDLHDDAAVVDPDNVDELLCLDDALNKLAAEDPPLAKLVELRYFTGLTIEETAKVLDVSPRTTKRNWAYARAWLQREMGE; encoded by the coding sequence ATGAACCGAGATATCACGCAAATCTTATCGGCGATCGAAGCGGGTGACCCCCGTGCGACGCATGACCTGTTGCCACTTGTCTACGAAGAGCTCCGGCGGCTGGCGGCCAGCCGTATGAAACAGGAAAAGTCAGGGCAGACGTTGCAGCCTACGGCTCTCGTTCATGAAGTTTTCATGCGGCTTGTCGGCGGTGACGGCTCTCAACAGTGGGATGGCCGAGGCCATTTTTTTGCCGCTGCTGCCGAAGCGATGCGAAGAATCCTTATTGAAAACGCACGTCGTAAAGGGAGAGCGAAACGCGGTGGAGAACTAAATCGCCACGATTTGCATGACGACGCAGCGGTCGTGGATCCCGATAATGTCGATGAACTGCTTTGCCTTGACGACGCACTCAACAAACTCGCGGCCGAAGACCCACCATTAGCAAAGCTGGTTGAGCTACGCTACTTTACCGGTCTCACGATCGAAGAAACGGCGAAGGTGCTCGACGTTTCCCCACGAACGACCAAGCGAAACTGGGCCTATGCCAGAGCCTGGCTGCAACGGGAAATGGGTGAGTAG